TGGCTTCGTGGATCGTCCGGGTCAGTCTGAGGGCCCGCAAGCGTCTGCAGGAACGCAACCTGCAATCCGGGCGTGCTCCGCGCGCCTGAAAACGAGGCATCTGGGGCTGTCCCGGCAAGGGGCAGCCCTTTTCACTGGCGGGGCGGGAGGGCCGGAGCGCCCCGCGGGCATGACCGGATGCGCAGCAACGAAAAAACGCTGTCCCGGCGGAGCACCGGCGGACGCACCAGGCAAGAGGGGCCCGGACCTGCCTGCTGCCTGGATGCGGGTGTCCGGGCCGGTGCGCGGAGTTTGCCCGGCAACGATGCCGGACGCAGGAAGAGGGGGCGCGCCGGCCGTGACCATGATGCCGGTATGTTTGGGGAGGGCGCCTTTCAGGAAGGAAGCCGCCCGTCGCCTCGTTTAGCGCCTTTTCCACCACCCTTCGGAGGTATGGAGCATGATGACGGAAGAAGCCCTGTATGCACGGCTCAGGGAGGCATTGCGCGATGCCATCGCACGGCACCATCTGGACGAACGCAGCATCAGCCTGAAAAGCCGCGGCCTCACCCCGGAAGAGGCCATAGGCCGGACGGCACGCACGGACTATCCCATCCTCAACGGCAGGGAAGTCATGCTCCAGGCCCGCTTCGGCGGGGCCCTGGGACAGGCCTTCACCAGCGCGCCGGTGGATTTCGAGGGCTCGCTGGCCGATGTGCTGGCACTGGACACGGCGCATGATCCCCAGGCAGGCGGGATGCTGGTGGCCACGCTCAATGCCGTCCTGCGGGCCGTGGGCGACATCGGCAACACGGTCCATTGCCGCGACGACGGGCCGGAGCAGTGCGCGGAACGCTACGCCGCCCTCGTGCGGGAGCGTTTCGGCACGCCGCGCATCGCCCTGGTGGGGTTCCAGCCCGCGCTGCTGGCACGGCTGGCAAAGGAATTCGATGTGCGGGTGCTGGACCTTAATCCCGAGATAGTGGGGACGGTGCGTTCCGGCGTGCTGGTGGAAGACGGCATGTCGGCCTATCAGGGCGTGGTGCGGGACTGGGCCGAGCTGGTGCTGTGCACGGGCAGTACGCTTTGCAATGGTTCGTTCGTCAATTTCCTGGATATCGGCAAGCCCGTGCTGTTCTTCGGCACGTCCTGCGCCGGGGCGGCGCGTATCCTGGGGGCGGAGCGCTTCTGTCCCATGTCGGCCTGAGATCCCGGCCGTCCGGGCCTGAAGGCCGCGTATCATCTGGCCCGCCCGGGTTGTCGGGAAAATGTCGGCTTTCCGACACCATCCCGACAGCCAAGGGGAGCCAGACTGTCGGCATATGCGGAGGTAAGCATATGAGCGACAATGACAGGATACTGTGCCAGGTACTGGAGCAGCAGCTTTCGCTGCGTCTGCGGGAGGCTTGCCGGGGCGTGCTGCTGCATGTTTTGCCTGCCCCCCTGCGGGGCCTGCTGTATATCGCCCAGCGCAGCAGTGCTGCGGGCTATGCCCGGCTGTGGACGGGTGTCCGCGCAGGATGCCGCAGGCAACTGCCCCGAAGGGCGGGTCGCCTGCGGCAGGAAGGGGCCCTGTGAAACGGGCCGGTCCGGTGACGGCGGCGACCGGAACCGGACTGCGCCTTCCGGGAGCTAGAACTTGTAGATGAAGCTCATGTTGACGTTCCAGGCATCCTCGATGCTGTTGGCGCGGTGCCAGCTGCCGTCCTTGCTGAAACCGCCCCAGACACGGGACGACTGGTCCAGCCAGAGGGCTATATAATTGGCTTCCACCAGCAGGCGCAGGTTGTCATAGATCTGGTAGGAACTCATGATGCCGAATTCCGCAGCATAGTCCCGTTGCGTCAGGTAGATGCCGCCGTTGGTGTTGACGTTGTTGAAATCCGAAGCCGTGCCGTACAGGCTGCGGCCCGCATGACCGGGGACGTCCAGCTCTCCCTTGATGTAGCGGGCCATCCTGGGGGCGTTGGTCCCGTTATAGAAGTTGACACGGATGGTGTGGCTGAGCTTGTCGATGAAGCTCAGGTCCCTGATGCGCGCACCAAAGCCCCATGTGCCGGCCAGGGTATAGCCCAGCACGGCATCGCGGCCGATGGTCCAGGTCCCGAGCGTCCCGAAGCCGGAAAATCCGCTGGTGCATTCGTTGTTGTAATCGAAGGACGGCAGCCGCTCGGAACCGTTCGTCGGATCGTCGTCATCACCGCTGCTGTACCAGGCATAGATGCCGGGCGTGCCCCAGGCCAGCCGGTACTCGGCCAGCAGAGAGGCATACCAGCCGCTGCGGTCCAGGGCCTCCTCACCGGAGTTGAAGCTGCCGTAGTTGACGCTCCAGGCCAGGCGGAAGGGATCGGCAGCCGTGATCTCGCCGGTCAGACCTGCCCAGAACGCCGTTCCGTAGGCATTGGCCGAGGTCCCGTCCGCCTTGCGGGCGGGCAGGGCATACCACGAAGGCCCCATGCCCGAACCGTAGCCGCTGCCATAGTAATCATCGCCGGAGCGGAAGGCATTGGTGCCCACCATGCCCAGCATGGCCCAGGGGGTCAGGCGTACCCCTTCGAAGGTCAGGGGCAGCAGCAGGCCGAACACGTCCACGTTGTCCAGGTAGCGGTTCGTCCCGTCTGTCCCGCCGCTCCAGTTGTCATTGAACGGCCGTGCCCAGAACGCCGTCACAGCGGCATGGTCACCGAGAGGGGCGGAGACGTTGATGCCTGCCACGTCGGCATCGAAGACCTGCGAAGCCTCGGAGGCGTAGTCCGGCAGGAAGATGCGCTGGATGCCCATGCGGGTCTTGACGGCCGTACCGGGGACGACCCAGTCCAGATAACTGTGCTTTATCTTGACGATGTTCCCGTCGGCACCCAGAGCGCCGCCCTTGGCGGAGCGGCCCCAGGTGGCGGCACCGATCTCGAAATAGACTGTCCCCGAAAGGCTTTCCGAAGCGATGGCCTCCAGCTGCAGGCGGACACGTGTCTTGGCCTCGAATTCATCCTCTCCCCAGCGTCCCCAGCCGGTCACATGATGGCCGTTACGGTCATTTTTGACGAAATTCCCCCCTCCGCCGTATTCGAGCATATTGATCCATACGCCCCTGGCCTTGAAGTCCACGGCCTGGCCCTGCTGCGCTCCCCCCAGAAGCAGACCGGCCGCAAGAAAAAGGATGGCCAGATGTTTTTTCATGTTCCTCACTCCTTTGACAATGGGTTGTCATGCTGTTTTGCCGTTTTGGGGATCGCAAAGATATTTCCTGACCAGGTCAAGGAAGATTTCGTATTCCCTGGAAAGGACCGTGTTGCGTTTTTTGATATAGCCAAAAGAAAGGCATTTCCCGCAACCGTCTATGGGGATGTCCCGTATGGCATACTTCCTGAAAGAATCATTCATCAGACGGATGCCGAAGCTGCAGATGTCCGTGTGCAGCAGCATCTCGATGATCTGGTTGTCGCTGTTGGTGGAGAAAAGGCTTTTGAAGTCGGCTGCCTTGGCCATGCCGACGCTGATCCTGTCCAGATGATGCTCTATGGAGAAGAAGTCATTGACAGGCTGGATGAAGCTGTTGTCATCAAGATCCGCGAAACTGATGCTTTTGCGGTCATACAGGGGATTTTTGGGACCGACATAGATGCAGGGCTCGTGCTGCGAGATCTCGATGAACTCGATGTCCTTGTGGGCAAGGACATGGGAGAAGCATTTCTGCTGGTCCCTGGAAAAGTAGACGATGCCGATATCGGAAATGCCGGTATGGACATTGTCCACGATATCCTCCACCGTCCCTTCCAGAAATGACATCTTGTATTCATCATGGTTTATGGTGTTGTACAAAAAGCAGAACAGCCGTGAGATCATGGTGGATGGATAGCAGGATATGTTGATCTTCTTGTATTTTTTCTGCCGTCCCATCTGCTTCATGAGGCGGACGTTCTGCAGCACGGTGTGGGCCTGGCCGTAGAATTCCCTGCCCGCCTCCGTCAGGGAAACACCGCGGTTGGAGCGGACGAACAGCGTGACCCCCAGCTCTTCTTCCAGCATGCTGATATTTTTGCTCACGCTGGATTGCGAGGTGTACAGGGTCTCGGCGGCACGCCGTGTGCTGCCGAAATCCGCCGTGGTGACAAAGTGTTCGAGTTGGCGCAGTTCCATGCTGGTGCCTGCCGGAAGGGCGTGTAGGGTGTGTGGAAAGGGCGGCCTGCCCGGGCAGGGAGGCGCCGGCAACGTTTTTTCGTGCCGCTGGCAGGGCTGCGGCGGGGCATGCCGCATGCCCGTGGCCTGCCCTCCCGGAGCGCGGGCGCCGTCCGGGAAAGCGGGCATGGGGGCATGGGCCGGGAAGCTCCCGGCCTAGCCGTAAGCCACCAGGGGCGTACCGGCCTTCACGGCCAGCGAGACCGTTATGTACAGGACGATGCCGTCCTTTTCGGCCCGGTAGCAGTCGATGACACGCCCGAAGATGTCACATACGGTCCCCAGTGTCTCTCCCCGGCTGACAGGGGCGCCGGGGGTGACGTCCGGGTACCAGCACCCCTGGTCCTTCGCCGTCAGGTAGACGGCATCGCGGATCTCGCGCTGTTCCCGGTGCGGCAGTCCCGCCAGGGGCGCCAGCAGCTGCAGATGGGCCAGCAGTGCCCGGATGTCCCGCTTGTAGGCGTCCACCTCGGCCCGGGACCAGACACCGTTGCCGCCCCGTTCGATGAGCAGGGAGGGCACACCGCGCAGGGCGGCGGAGTTGTAGGCCCCTGTGGTGGCCGACGAGAGGACGCGTACGTCCACATCCAGGACCTGGGCAGCCTCTCTTGCCCTGCTTGTGACCTGCTCCCCGGCCACGCCGGGGATGAAGACGAGGGGGTGCATGCTTTCGTGCAGGTCCCCGCCGTGCATGTCGACATAGAAATCGGCGTCGTCCTGCAGGCCGGTGATAAGGTGGGCCAGCCGTTCGGCCCGGCTGCCGTCAGCCCTGCCCGGGAAGACCCGGTTCAGGTTTTTGCCGTCTTCCGCCACGATCTCGGGCAGGCGCTCGGTGAAGCCCGAAGTATTGGCCAGAGGCACGATGGTCAGCCGTCCGGCCACGACATCGCCGTCCAGCTCGGAAGCCAGTTCTATGGCTGCCTGTATGCTGCAGTATTCGCACCCGTGCACGCCGGCGGTGAGCAGCACGCGCGGCCCCGGCCTGTTGCCGTGGATGGTGGTCACGGGCAGGGCAAGGTCACGGTCGCGGAGCAGGGTGGTCGTTTTCCGTCCCGGGGCGGGCTCCGCCCGTGAAGCTTGATGAAGATCCATGCGGGTCTCCTGTGTCGGGATAAGGTTCAGCGGAGGGCCGCGCTGTCATGCCTGAAAAAAGGCGCGTTGCGCAGCCGGGGCCAGTAGCGCAGCAGGAAGAACGACCTGCCGGCGTAAAAGATCAGGTACGCGCCCCACAGGCCGTGGTTGCCCCAGAAAGGGACAAACGCCAGCCAGGCCAGGCCGAACGCCGCAAGGGCCTGCAGGGTGGAGAGGAAGACCGGGCGGGTCAGGCTGCTGCCCGTGAACAGGCCATAATAGGTCAGGCCCAGGGCCGCGCATGCCGGGAAGCATATGCCCCAGTCCGCGTACCGTCCCGCGGCTGCCAGGACTTCCGGCAGGTCGGTGAACAGACGCAGCAGGGACGCGTGCCCCAGGGCATAGACTAGGGTCATGCCCAGCAGGAGCGCCAGGGACCAGCGCAGGGTATGGCGCCGCGTCCTTTCCAGCATGGCGGCACAGCCCTGTCCGGCGGCCTTGCCGGCAAACACGCTCGATGTATTGGCGATCCCCTCGAAAACATAGGAGAATATCAGCATGATCTGGAGGATGACGGCATTGGCCGAGATGGTCAGGGTCCCGAAAGACGCCGTGGTGATCATGAAGATGTTGGTCTGGGCCAGCAGGCAGACCGTACGCAGGAACAGATGGCCGTTGACCCGTGCCATGCGCAGCATTTCCCCCGCATGCACAAGGCTGGGGAGCGGCGCGGGGAGGGGGGGCAGGGCCCTGCGCATGGCGGCCAGCCCGGTGATGGTGGAGAACAGGCAGGCCAGCACCGATGCCGCGGCCACCCCCGGCACCCCCCAGCCGAACAGACTCACGAACAGCAGGTCGAGCAGCATGTTGACCGCATTGCCGCCTATCTGCATGAACAGGGAGGCCCTGATGCGGGCCTGCCCCATGAGCCATCCCAGTATGGCGTAGTTCAGCAGCGTGAGGGGAGCCGTCCAGATCAGGATATCGTAATAGGTTCCGGCTACTTCTCCGGCGGCCGGATCAAGGCGCAACAGGAGCATGGCACCGGCAAGGATGGCATCCCGGCACAGGAGGATGCCGGTGCCCAGCAGCAGGGCCATGATGCCCGGCAGAAGAAAGGCCTTCCAGGCGGCCTCCGTATCCCCGGTGGCCAGGGCCTGCGCGCTGAACCCCGTGGAGCCCACGCGCAGGAAGCCCAGCAGCCAGTACAGGGTGTTGAAGATGACCGCCCCCACGGCCACTCCCGCGATATAGGCGGGGTCGGAAAGGCGCCCCATGACGGCCGTATCCACGGCGCCGATGAGCGGTTGCGTCACCGTGGAAAGGATGAAGGGCAGCAGCATGGCCGCATATTCCTTGCGGGAAGGGCCTGGCACGGTGGCGGCCGTCTGCGCGGGGGCAAAAGGCACGGAGTCGCTCCTTTCCTGCTCAGGCGATGGCCGCGTAACGTTCCTGTCCGGTGCGGGCCGTACCGCTGCCGTGTTCCACACCGATGCCCATGACGGACTCCAGCAGCTTGCGGGCATAGTCGTTGCGGATCATGGCGATGCGGCGGATATCGTCCACCTGTTCCACGATGGTGCCGTCATTGATGAAGACGACCCGGTCGCACAGATAGGTGATGCTGGTCAGGTCATGGGTGATGAACAGGTAGGAAAGGCCCAGATCCCGGCGCAGGCCGATGAGCAGATCCATGATCTGTACCTGGGTGGAGGCGTCCAGCGAGCTGATGGCCTCGTCCAGAAGGAGGATGCGCGGCCGGATGGCCAGGGCCCGGGCGATGCATACGCGCTGCAACTGCCCCCCGCTCAGTTCATGGGGATAGCGTGAGATGAAGGCGGCCGGCAGCCCCACCTGCTCCAGCAGTTCGCAGGTCCGGGCGCGGCGATCCATGCGCCGGCCCGTGCCGCGCTCCAGGGCCCGCAGGGATTCTCCGATGATGTGCTCTACCCGGAAGCGGGGATTGGCCGAAGAGGTATAGTCCTGAAAGACCACGGAAAGGCTGTGATGCAGGGTGGACGCCTCGCGGGCGGAACGTCTGGCGTACAGATCAAGGCCGTCGATGCGCACCGTGCCCCGCTCCGGTCTGAGCAGCCCGGCGAGCACACGTCCCAGAGTGCTCTTGCCGCTGCCCGATTCGCCGATGATGCCCAGGCATTCCCCCTCGCGGAGGCTCAGGGATATGCCGCGCAAGACCTGCTGCCGTTCCCGGCCGAACAGGCTTTTCTGGTTCTCTTTTTTGAAGGAGACATGGATGCCGTCTGCGTGGAGCAGTGTGTTCATGCGGGTATCCTCCCCGGGACAGGGGCGTGCAGCGCATCCAGAAAGCGGTGCATGACGGCCCTGTGCTGTTTGATGAGGTGTCGGGTATAGGTGTCCGTGGCGTTGTCGAAGATCTCCTGCGCCGTACCGCTTTCCACCGCCTTGCCGTCATGCATGACGATGACCTTGTCAGCGATGAGCGACAGCACGCCGAGATCGTGCGAGATGAAGATCATGGAGACTTCCCCCCGCCGCTTGATACGCAGAAATTCCTGCATGATGGCGTACTGGCTGATGGAGTCGATGGCTGTGGTGGGTTCGTCGGCGATGATTAGCGAAGGCTGCATGCAGATGGCCAGTCCGATCATGACGCGCTGCAGCATGCCGCCCGAAAGCTGGTGCGGATACTTGCGCAACACGTCCGCGGGGTCGTGGATGCGCATCAGGCGGAGGATGGCCTCCATCCTTTTTTGCAGGGCCCTGCCGTTCAGGGCGGTGTGCTCCTGCAGGGTCTCGGCCATCTGCTCCCCGATGCGGTACAGGGGATCGAAGCAGGACATGGGATTTTGCAGGACCATGCTGATCTTGCCCCCCCGCAGGCGGCGCAGCTGTTCCGCTGTCTGGCTCAGCAGGGGCCTGCCCTCGAAGCGGGAACTGCCGGTGACCTGGAAGTTGTCGTCCAGCAGGCCCAGCAGGGCCTTGCAGGTCATGCTCTTGCCGCTGCCCGATTCTCCCAGGATGCCCAGGCATTCGCCCCTGGCCACGGAAAAGGAGACCCGGTC
This is a stretch of genomic DNA from Desulfovibrio piger. It encodes these proteins:
- a CDS encoding Rossmann-like domain-containing protein; translation: MMTEEALYARLREALRDAIARHHLDERSISLKSRGLTPEEAIGRTARTDYPILNGREVMLQARFGGALGQAFTSAPVDFEGSLADVLALDTAHDPQAGGMLVATLNAVLRAVGDIGNTVHCRDDGPEQCAERYAALVRERFGTPRIALVGFQPALLARLAKEFDVRVLDLNPEIVGTVRSGVLVEDGMSAYQGVVRDWAELVLCTGSTLCNGSFVNFLDIGKPVLFFGTSCAGAARILGAERFCPMSA
- a CDS encoding outer membrane homotrimeric porin, whose protein sequence is MKKHLAILFLAAGLLLGGAQQGQAVDFKARGVWINMLEYGGGGNFVKNDRNGHHVTGWGRWGEDEFEAKTRVRLQLEAIASESLSGTVYFEIGAATWGRSAKGGALGADGNIVKIKHSYLDWVVPGTAVKTRMGIQRIFLPDYASEASQVFDADVAGINVSAPLGDHAAVTAFWARPFNDNWSGGTDGTNRYLDNVDVFGLLLPLTFEGVRLTPWAMLGMVGTNAFRSGDDYYGSGYGSGMGPSWYALPARKADGTSANAYGTAFWAGLTGEITAADPFRLAWSVNYGSFNSGEEALDRSGWYASLLAEYRLAWGTPGIYAWYSSGDDDDPTNGSERLPSFDYNNECTSGFSGFGTLGTWTIGRDAVLGYTLAGTWGFGARIRDLSFIDKLSHTIRVNFYNGTNAPRMARYIKGELDVPGHAGRSLYGTASDFNNVNTNGGIYLTQRDYAAEFGIMSSYQIYDNLRLLVEANYIALWLDQSSRVWGGFSKDGSWHRANSIEDAWNVNMSFIYKF
- a CDS encoding LysR family transcriptional regulator, with the protein product MELRQLEHFVTTADFGSTRRAAETLYTSQSSVSKNISMLEEELGVTLFVRSNRGVSLTEAGREFYGQAHTVLQNVRLMKQMGRQKKYKKINISCYPSTMISRLFCFLYNTINHDEYKMSFLEGTVEDIVDNVHTGISDIGIVYFSRDQQKCFSHVLAHKDIEFIEISQHEPCIYVGPKNPLYDRKSISFADLDDNSFIQPVNDFFSIEHHLDRISVGMAKAADFKSLFSTNSDNQIIEMLLHTDICSFGIRLMNDSFRKYAIRDIPIDGCGKCLSFGYIKKRNTVLSREYEIFLDLVRKYLCDPQNGKTA
- a CDS encoding M14 family metallopeptidase, giving the protein MDLHQASRAEPAPGRKTTTLLRDRDLALPVTTIHGNRPGPRVLLTAGVHGCEYCSIQAAIELASELDGDVVAGRLTIVPLANTSGFTERLPEIVAEDGKNLNRVFPGRADGSRAERLAHLITGLQDDADFYVDMHGGDLHESMHPLVFIPGVAGEQVTSRAREAAQVLDVDVRVLSSATTGAYNSAALRGVPSLLIERGGNGVWSRAEVDAYKRDIRALLAHLQLLAPLAGLPHREQREIRDAVYLTAKDQGCWYPDVTPGAPVSRGETLGTVCDIFGRVIDCYRAEKDGIVLYITVSLAVKAGTPLVAYG
- a CDS encoding MATE family efflux transporter, whose amino-acid sequence is MPFAPAQTAATVPGPSRKEYAAMLLPFILSTVTQPLIGAVDTAVMGRLSDPAYIAGVAVGAVIFNTLYWLLGFLRVGSTGFSAQALATGDTEAAWKAFLLPGIMALLLGTGILLCRDAILAGAMLLLRLDPAAGEVAGTYYDILIWTAPLTLLNYAILGWLMGQARIRASLFMQIGGNAVNMLLDLLFVSLFGWGVPGVAAASVLACLFSTITGLAAMRRALPPLPAPLPSLVHAGEMLRMARVNGHLFLRTVCLLAQTNIFMITTASFGTLTISANAVILQIMLIFSYVFEGIANTSSVFAGKAAGQGCAAMLERTRRHTLRWSLALLLGMTLVYALGHASLLRLFTDLPEVLAAAGRYADWGICFPACAALGLTYYGLFTGSSLTRPVFLSTLQALAAFGLAWLAFVPFWGNHGLWGAYLIFYAGRSFFLLRYWPRLRNAPFFRHDSAALR
- a CDS encoding ABC transporter ATP-binding protein, with product MNTLLHADGIHVSFKKENQKSLFGRERQQVLRGISLSLREGECLGIIGESGSGKSTLGRVLAGLLRPERGTVRIDGLDLYARRSAREASTLHHSLSVVFQDYTSSANPRFRVEHIIGESLRALERGTGRRMDRRARTCELLEQVGLPAAFISRYPHELSGGQLQRVCIARALAIRPRILLLDEAISSLDASTQVQIMDLLIGLRRDLGLSYLFITHDLTSITYLCDRVVFINDGTIVEQVDDIRRIAMIRNDYARKLLESVMGIGVEHGSGTARTGQERYAAIA
- a CDS encoding ABC transporter ATP-binding protein; this encodes MNAILTVRDLSVHFRQGKRLVQLVDRVSFSVARGECLGILGESGSGKSMTCKALLGLLDDNFQVTGSSRFEGRPLLSQTAEQLRRLRGGKISMVLQNPMSCFDPLYRIGEQMAETLQEHTALNGRALQKRMEAILRLMRIHDPADVLRKYPHQLSGGMLQRVMIGLAICMQPSLIIADEPTTAIDSISQYAIMQEFLRIKRRGEVSMIFISHDLGVLSLIADKVIVMHDGKAVESGTAQEIFDNATDTYTRHLIKQHRAVMHRFLDALHAPVPGRIPA